The genomic region TACATGTTACCAAGAAATCTGGATACAAATTTATATTATTTAGCCACACAAATGAAGTTTAgtttgagtgtgtgaatgaaacgtgaaagacctactacagtaacggaaagcaagaagaaaagacgttatgttgcgaaggaaaggaagcgcaggaccaaactaataaatattgacggtcagtgagcacctcggtgtgatcagctgttcgtttaccaacagaatgatggaactgtcagagcgcggtcaaaggtaaatctgcgcatgcgcgcacggacttcctctgtctgcttgactgcgcaaagcgagtgatttcatgcacattatttgctcaggaatccatcaaataacttcccagccacagaatggcctgatattttgtgagatattacagaaataaacatatatcacaatgaccacgtttcagagggaactaaatttcaccgattttatgaaatcgaaaggccgtctagctttaagatccACTGAGAGTAATGTTTGTGTCTATTTGATAATCAGTTGTGGTCAATCAGAATGTAATAGCGTTGATTTTTACAATGGACAGACCCTTGATTTAATACTGACATttggcagaaatatagaaaacttagTCACATTTGCTCAGTCTGAATTATCTTTGACTTTGAATTATCTTTGACCTCATTTCATTTcaaatatgccttcgtcagtattCCAGCTATTTTACCAGGTTGCCACACCTTGCCCTCAACAATATGCGCTCTGTCTTCAAAAATATGACTCAAGAACATGCGCCCTGCCCTGAAGAACATGAGCCCTGCGCTCAAGAACATATGCCCTGCGATCAAATACCAGTGCCATGCCCAATTTTATATGCACCCTACTCATTATTTTCCAAAACATTCTACGTGCCTGGCACATACGTTCCACCACAGAAAGAAAGCAGGCCCTAACGAATGTTGCCAACTTGCAATTAATGTAACACATGTTGACCAAATCACAACACACTATTAGCAAGGGGTCATAGCCCTGCTCTGTCGGCCATTTTGTCTTATTACAAAGAGTCAGTGCAGCCAGGTATGTTTGAAAAGCAGCGATGCTTACAAATGCGTGAAAGAAAAAAGAATTAGTAAAAGCAGTAAGCGGCTCACAGAACCAAGCATCTTTGTTTGCCAGAACGGAAGTAGAAGTTGAAGACAAAACAAAATCAATCAAAAATTAGGACCGATAGATCTAGACTCTAGATAtagatagaaaatctagtcactaACCTTAACCACGTGTTAGACTAGAGCTAATCTAACATTAATATCTCAGACTAATATTAATGATCAATTAATGCAATTAGTATTACTCTTATTAGTAGTATTAACATTAGACCATCATGTTAATGAGCaatagacagatgtaagtgctgaAAGAGTTTATTGAAAAGCACGCTGGTGAACAGTTCCAAAACGTCCTTGCGGCGCGTGCTGTTCGCGCCGAGTAAAAATGCGCGTGGATGTGAGTGACAGTTCGAGGCATGTGGATGTGACATTATGAAGCATTGTAACAAACTGGTTAACTAAGAAATTTCAGAATTACTTACTTCATTTTACAAAAAAGTAATCTACCTTGCATAGTTGCCCAGCATGGCTAATTTTGCATGATAGATTCTTTGTCTATAGTCATGCACGAAAAATTGCCCACAATAATCAATGGCACCCTGCCCTCTTGGAAAGCTAGCTGGAACACTGTTAGTtgtaatatacagttgtggtcagaagtttacatacagtgacatgaatgtcatcttggatatgaatgtcatggcaatatttgggctttcggtaatttctttgaactgttctttttctgtggtacagcatacatctttaattaaaaaaatactagaatttggtgcacgagttaaaatcaacacagggtcaaaatgggtcaatacagggtcaaaaacatacatacagcacacttaatatttgggtaaaatgtctcttcacaagattcaccttgaccaaacatttttgtttaccatgaacaagcttgtagcagaattctggttggatatttcatgactcttcatggtagaattggtagagttcaattaaatttgtttttttccttggcacagagtcaacttataagcacggtccatatattttcagtcgggttgaagtcaggacttgctttaagcttaatgttagcctgctttatcctccacaaccagctctgatgcgtgtttggattcattgtcctgttgtaactcccaagtcctcagtcgtgttcaagtttctgatggtttatgctgaagaattctgaggtagtcctccttcttcattattccatccactttgtgcaatgaaccagttccactggcagcaaaacagccccagagcatgatgatcctaccaccaccaccagttggtacagttcctctgtacaaccccgattccaaaaaagttgggacaaagtacaaattgtaaataaaaatggaatgcaatgatgtggaagtttcaaaattccatattttattcagaatataacatagatgacatatgaaatgtttaaactgagaaaatgtatcatttaaagagaaaaattaggtgattttaaatttcatgacaacaacacatctcaaaaaagttgggacaaggccatgtttaccactgtgagacatccccttttctctttacaacagtctgtaaacgtctggggactgaggagacaagttgctcaagtttagggataggaatgttaacccattcttgtctaatgtaggattctagttgctcaactgtcttaggtctttcttgtcgtatcttccgttttatgatgcgccaaatgttttctatgggtgaaagatctggactgcaggctgtccagttcagtacccggacccttcttctacgcagccatgatgctgtaattgatgcagtatgtggtttggcattgtcatgttggaaaatgcaaggtcttccctgaaagagacgtcgtctggatgggagcatatgttgctctagaacctggatatacctttcagcattgatggtgtctttccagatgtgtaagctgcccatgccacacacactaatgcaaccccataccatcagagatgcaggcttctgaactgagcgctgatgataacttgggtcgtccttctcctctttagtctgaatgacacggtgtccctgatttccataaagaacttcaaattttgatttgtctgaccacagaacagttttccactttgccacagtccattttaaatgagccttggcccagagaagacatctgcgcttctggatcatgtttagatacggcttcttctttgaactatagagttttagctggcaatggcggatggcacggtgaattgtgttcacagataatgttctctggaaatattcctgagcccattttgtgatttccaatacagaagcatgcctgtatgtgatgcagtgccgaaggcccgaagatcacgggcacccagtatggttttccggccttgacccttatgcacagagattcttccagattctctgaatcttttgatgatattatgcactgtagatgatgatatgttcaaactctgcaattttacactgtcgaactcctttttgatattgctccactatttgttggcgcagaattagggggattggtgatcctcttcccatctttacttctgagagccgctgccactccaagatgctctttttatacccagtcatgttaatgacctattgccaattgacctaatgagttgcaatttggtcctccagctgttcctttttgtacctttaacttttccagcctcttattgcccctgtcccaacttttttgagatgtgttgctgtcatgaaatttcaaatgagccaatatttggcatgaaatgtcaaaatgtctcactttcgacatttcatttcaaattattgaattctgtttttatttacaatttgtactttgtcccaacttttttggaatcggggttgtacatagtggtcattgtggccaaactactcaatctttgtctcatctgaccatacagctatccttcagaaggctttttctttgtctgtgtggtcagcttcaaactttagttaagcttgaaggtgtcagttttggagcagggggttatttcttgaatagcagcctcttagtccatggtgatctgaagtgtagacagtgatccatcagcttccagttcatggcagggctgtgccatggtggttcccaggttgttcctgaccatccaaaccaatttcctttcagctgagggtgacatttttggttttcttgaagcaaagtggcttggcaaagtgactgcacctcacaataacttggatacaattgtttgaactgatcttggaatttgcagttgtttggaaatggctccaagagacattccggagttgtgtatatctgcaatcctctttctcagatctgcactgagttccttggacttttccattttactgtgtgttggtcaatccaatgagcgctgtaaacaaaccctttttatgaaggcacagagaagctaccagctgtagtcaatcatgatcattaacaggaaattaagagacctcggccttggcaagataagtgacattttggaagtttcagcatctcTGAATGAATAatgtaagtgagcgtatgtaaatttttgaccctgtatgtacaattttgaccctgtgttgatttcagaaaacccaaagaaaattaaaacttgtgcaccaaattctagtttttttattaaagatgtatgctgtacattctgccacagaaaaagaacagttcaaagaaatgactgaaagcccaaatattgccatgacattcatatccaagatgacgttcatgtcactgtatgtaaccttctgaccacaactgtatgcccTTCACCTCACTACTGCATCAAGCATATAGTCACATAAACTAATGTATCCAGCGTTATTGGAAACATTCCAGATTCCAGACTACGATTGGTCAGCATTCTATGAAAGTGCAACAAGTACACTATTACAGGCCAGATAGACTGTTCTTATTTGAGGTTTATATCAATGAATTGTGTATCAGCGTAGTGAAACATTTTGTGTTCATCTTTTCCCATACTGAAACTTCAAAAAATAATAGTATATACATTTTTAGAGAATAGGATTCCTCAAGGGTTGTTTGGATAGTTCTTAGTTGCTTAAAAGGTTCTTCTGATGAAGAAACACCCTGTTGACAGATTAATTTTAGATTAAACATTTGTAAGAATCTACAGTATATCAGTAGTTgtatttttttcttattctttatTGACCTTATCTTTATGTATgtgcactgcctggccaaaaaagttgccatttggatttaaataagcaaatacttaagatcttttgattggataattactgcagtgattgtgtttcagctgataacaattcttttaactctgactgatgcagtgagtggtttctcatttcttaaccaaccatgTCGGAAGACATATCCTGTCattgtggaaaagatgttactgtgtttcagaaaggtcaaattattggcctgcatcaagcaaagaaaacacctAAGGAGATTTCTGACactactggaattgggttaagaactgcttGATGCATTAttgaaacctggaaggatagtggtggacCGTCAACTTCACAGAAAAAATGTTGtcagaaaaaaaatcttgactgactggGATCAgaaatcacttaaatgcttggtgaagctgAATCATAAATaatcaacagtagaactcatggctatgtttaatagtgaaagtaagaacatttccacactcacaatatGATGAGAAATCACAGGATTAGaattaaacagctgtgtggccataagaaaatcaGTTGTTAGTGAGGATAATCAGACaataaggcttcaatttgctagggagcataaagattgcacTCTGGAGCAGCGTAAAAAGGTCATGTAGtccgatgagtccagatttaccctattcatgagtgatgggtgtgtcagggtaagaagggaagcacatgaagtgatgcacccttcatgcatagtggccattaTACAAGGCTCTGGAGGTAGTGTTATGATctagggttgcttcagttggacaggtcgagactcagcaacgttatggggtaataaaataaagtcagctgatgacctgaatgtcctGAATAACCAGGTTataccatcaatggatttttttcttccctgatgacaTGAACAGAaaaattagggctcaaattgtGAGAGAGTGGTTCAGAGAGCATGAGGCATCATTTTCAcatatgaattggccaccacagacccCCAACCTTAACtccactgaaagtctttgggaagACTTTAGAGTAGTTCGACTTTCCTGTCAGCAAGACAAGAGCTTGGCACAAatttaatgcaactctggatggaaataaacgttgtgatgttgcataaggttgttgaaacaatgccacagaGAATGTGAACCATAATCAACGCTAAAGACTGTCCAATGAAATATTAATGTGtggcttttttggccaggcagtatgTATTACTGATTCTTACTGTATCTTTGTAAAATGTGTTTTGTCCAGAACAGTTCATCTTGCTTCAGATTTTTGATTGGGTGTTGAGAGGTGCAGCACAGGTCATGTTTGTAAATAACCCCCTGAGTGGACTGATCATCTTTGCTGGACTGATCCTCCAGAACAGATGGTGGGCTCTCAATGGCTTTGTGGGCACCTTGTTTGCCACACTCTCAGCCCTCATTCTCAAACAAAATAGGTATTTCCAGACTGCAATTCATACAATATCATAATTTGAGAATTGTTTATTATTTGGCTAGTGTTGTAATTTTTCGGTTTTTCTCAGAGGAGCAATCGCAGCAGGCCTGTATGGATACAATGGAATCCTAGTTGGTCTTCTAATGGCAGTCTTCTCCAATGCAGGTGACTGGTACTGGTGGCTTCTGTTGCCCAACATCTTTATGTCAATGGCATGGTGAGTTCCAGGAACTCAACTGTCTTCATTCTTGTCAGACAGGTTAGCCTTCAAACTGAGAAAGGCTAGATATGTAAGTAATGTTGATCAGCATGGATCTTCTGTAGATTCACATGCAGATATACCATTGGATTTTCTGTAAAGCATGTGGTGAAACTTACGTCTCTGTTCTCATGATTAATATGCACCTGACAGCATTTGTAATGTATGGTAAAGCACTGACATTTCATCAAGTTTGTCATTCAAGCATGACAGATACTGGAAAGTAGTCGTGCTGCCACAAAACAAACATTTTAGCCTTACAATAAAGAAAGGAGCTCTAGAGCTTGGTGTCCCTATACTAGACATTTAAATCTTGCATGAGCAGAGATTGTCCAAAAGCCAATTCCTAATAAGAAATCATGTCTTGCAGCCCGATTGTGTCCAGTGCCCTGGCCTCCATCAACAGTCGGTGGGATCTGCCAGTCTTTACCCTGCCTTTTAACATTCTAGTTTGTCTTCATATGGTAGCTACAGGGCACTACAACCTCCATTTCCCCCAGGTCCTCATCCAGCCAAGAACCTCCTTCCCCAACATCACATGGTCTGAGCTGGATTATGCTTTGGTAAGAGTCTTGCTGGAAgggtactacttttttttttatgctgaACAGAGATCTGTTTTGCAAGTTTTTGAACATTTGTCCAAAGTCAGAAATAGTTTAGAAGGTAAAGGAGTGGTTTCTAGAATCTTCTCATACTGAAGTCATGAGTGGAACTCTGTTCTTTCCATGTGGAATTTCAGTTATTTAGAAATGCCACATTTTCtctggaaccccccccccccccccaaaccaaaccaaaccaaacattGTTATTTTATGCAACATCAGATTAAGCTGTCACTTTAATTATTGATAGCAGCACTTACGCACTGCATTCTAAATTATGTTTCCTTGATATGAACTTCACTTTCCACAGCTCTTCCGCTCCATTCCTGTGGGCATTGGGCAGGTCTATGGTTGTGACAATCCATGGACAGGAGGCATATTCATCCTGGCCCTGTTTATTTCTTCACCTATAACTTGTGTACATGCTGTTATTGGCTCAACTATTGGGATGGTGTCAGGTAAGACCCAACAATGCATGTTTCATTCTCTATGCTGGATTCAATCACAATGCCACAAAAGAAAAGCTAAACAAAGGGGCTCCCAAATTGTGCAACAGAAAAGAGCTCACCCTGTcactgggagatcacgagtttgACTCAGGACAGTGCCATTCATAATGAGgagccctccatccatccattatctgtagccgcttatcctatcctacagggtagaggtctgcgcgggtcggatttttcagtcccgctcccgcccgcgcccgcattgtgcagtcccactcccgcccgcgcccgcaaagaattatgattttcagtcccgctcccgctcgcgcccataaaaaaattatgattttcagtcccgctcccgcccgcgcctgccatattttgtcccgctcccgcccacaaatcccacatgatgcagatgttcgcgttatttctcaggaaagttcttgtcttgacacagcgtgatggtgccccgccccctactttgagtggatttgagcataaatatctacagctcacgtttgttattgtttaccttgtttctgaattcagcatgtactgtctctaataataataattactgctgtcaaacgattaaaatatttaatcacatatttttatcacatgagaaaccattgcaaTTCTTTGATCAgaataaaaaaagtgaatgggcttgctttgtaccagtgtggtgttttttttttttaattattgcaaagcagagctagtaaaagaagtgaattgatttactgcttgcgttagtctacaactttaatcagagagacatgttacacagtgacggtaggcttgactcaatgctatcgcagaaatccttcctgtaatatgcaaatttcgcctcacagcaagaaggtcctgggttcgagccccggggccggcgagggcctttctgtgtggagtttgcatgttctccccgtgtccgcgtgggtttcctccgggtgctccggtttcccccacagtccaaagacatgcaggttaggttaactggtgactctaaattgagcgtaggtgtgaatgtgagtgtgaatggttgtctgtgtctatgtgtcagccctgtgatgacctggcgacttgtccagggtgtaccccgcctttcgcccgtagtcagctgggataggctccagcttgcctgcgaccctgtagaaggataaagcggctagagataatgagatgagatgagatgagaaaccattgcaattctttgatcagcataaaaaaagtgaatgggcttgctttgtaccagtgtggtgtttttttttttttaattattgcaaagcagagctagtaaaagaagtgaattgatttactgcttgcgttagtctacaactttaatcagagagacatgttacacagtgacggtaggcttgactcaatgctatcgcagaaatccttcctgtaatatgcaaatttcgcctcacagcaagaaggtcctgggttcgagccccggggccggcgagggcctttctgtgtggagtttgcatgttctccccgtgtccgcgtgggtttcctccgggtgctccggtttcccccacagtccaaagacatgcaggttaggttaactggtgactctaaattgaccgtaggtgtgaatgtgagtgtgaatggttgtctgtgtctatgtgtcagccctgtgatgacctggcgacttgtccagggtgtaccccgcctttcgcccgtagtcagctgggataggctccagcttgcctgcgaccctgtagaaggataaagcggctagagataatgagatgagatgagatgagatttctgggatagcattgagtcaagcctaccgtcactgtgtaacctgtctctctggttaaagttgtagactaacgcaacaagtaaatcaacttACTCGTGGttttcttgctagctgggtgtgaactgcgagtcattagagtaatcaaagaatttccccttaggGAGATCAACGGTAAGCTTAAGATGCTATTTCTCacgcaatctgactttctctgcaaatttaggcatcttaaaatgtttttattaatgccaaataaaatatccagcacaaattatatatgatagacataaaaattaataatttataaattttatttcaagcacgtttttagttagcgggactgcagcttatcaccgctcccacccgcgccgcatatgtgcacttccggtcccacccgcgcccgcaatgagctttcaaaatttgtcccgcgccgcactgctttgcggcgggtcccgcgagtcccgcgggagtgcagggctctactacagggtcacaggcaagctggagcctatcccagctgactatgggcgagagacggggtacaccctggacaagtcgccaggtcatcgcagggctgatacacagagacacaaacaaccattcacactcacacctatggtcaatttagagccaccgattagcctaacctacatgtctttggactgtgggggaaactggagcacccggaggaaacccaggtggacacggggagaacatgcaaactccacacagaaagccctcgccggccacagggatcgaacccaggaccttcttgctgtgaggcgacagtgctaaccactacaccaccgtgccacccctgatgaGGAGCTAAGGGAGCAAAATTGGCTGTGCTCTCTAGGTGGGAGGGATAACATACTCTCTCTCCCCTAGCTAACTGTGGGCATCTGTGAGCGAATGTATGCAGAAGAATGTAGCTAGCACTTTCTTCTGAGTGTGTTCCATTTTGTAAGAGAGAGGAGGGCTGgcaggtgggtgggaattggcaggtgGCTAAATTGGGGAGAAAATGGGGTGAATGCCAGTAAAAGAGAAGCAAGTCTGTTCCTTCTCATAATTTAGGACCTTTTCTAATATTACCCAAAGGGATCTAAGAAGACCAAGTAATTTCATCAGTGAAATAATCTCTAATTTATTATTTTAGGTCTCGCTCTTGCAGCACCATTTCAGAACAtctactttggactgtggggatacAACTGTGTCTTGGCTTGCATTGCAATTGGTGGAATGTTCTATGCTCTCACATGGCAGGTTCATCTCTTGTCTATAGCATGTGGTATGATGCCtatcacaactatttcctctttcCTGAGGGCTAAATGATTGTTTATATAAGAACCATTTCCAGTTTTATCAGCCATGGATGACTTTCCCCTCTTATATTCCCCTTAGGATTTTTCTGTGCTTATCTTGGATCTGCAATTGGCAACGTGATGGCTACTGTAAGTATCTTGTTATTCACAATGGCAGAACTTAAAATTAGATCCTATTCCAGCATGGACATTCCAAATGTCCCTTTTTGTAATGAGTTTTTAATGCTTCGTTCCTCAGTTCGGGCTTCCAGCATGCACTTGGCCCTTCTGCCTGTCTGCCCTCACTTTCCTCTTGATCACTACAGAGACAAAGACAATTTACAAACTGCCACTTGCTAAAGTGAACTACCCTGAGAAAAACCTTATGATCTACATGAAGATGAAGAAGGAGGAGAAGGCTGAAAAAGTCAAAACAGTGAAAGAGGAGGTAATAGTGATTAATGATCTGCAAATttccaatgatgtggaagttcagACGACGGTGGAGAGTCAAGATATGGAGTTGCAGGAAGTCTGAACTGAGACAAACAGCAGACAGGACAGTATTCAGCAGAAAGCCCATTACTCACCCATCTGGATGTTACTTCTACACTCTTTTATTTTGCTTCCTACCATCCTCACAATTGTAAATATGTATaaaataaatgcacataaaagatTGCCATTTGCTGTTCATagtttgcaattttttttaatataatttttgtacaaacattttttaaaaatgacctTTTCCTATTGCAACTTGTATTGTATGTAAATCATTTAGGGTATGGTTAAATTTTAATTTACAATTATTGAACATAATTAAGATTAATTATGggacggtggttagcactgttgcctcacagcaagatggttctgggttcgagcccagcagccgatgggggtctttctgtgtggagtttgcatgttctccccgtgtctgcgtgggggtgctccagtttcccccacagtccaaagacatgcaggttaggctaattggtggctctaaattgaccgtaggtgtgaatgtgagtgtgaatggttgtttgtctctatgtgtcagccctgtgatcatctggtgacttgtccagggtgtaccccacctctcacccatagtcagctgggataggctccagcttgcctgcaaccctgcacaggataagcggttacagataatacaaccccgattccaaaaaagttgggacaaagtacaaattgtaaataaaaacggaatgcaatgatatggaagtttcaaaattccatattttattcagaatagagcatagatgacgtatcaaacgtttaaactgagaaaatgtatcatttaaagagaaaaattaggtgattttaaatttcatgacaacaccacatctcaaaaaagttgggacaaggccatgtttaccactgtgagacatccccttttctctttacaacagtctgtaaatgtctggggactgaggagacaagttgctcaagtttagggataggaatgttaatccattattgtctaatgtaggattctagttgctcaactgtcttaggtcttttttgtcgtatcttccgttttatgatgcgccaaatgttttctatgggtgaaagatctggactgcaggctggctaggGTGACCATATTTTGATTTGGGAAAACCAGGACACCTTAGTGCGGGGGGGGAGTAGTAGTGTTAGTAACAATATCAAACTACAAACTTACCTCACCCTGTTGAGGTGTCCCATTCTGTGGTGTTAGTACTGACTGGAGTAATCACTTTGATTGGAAGAAGAAGGGTGGTGTGCAGACCAAATTAATTGAGGTGAAAGATACACCAAATGAGACAGCAACCACCATCGCAAACTACCTAATGGAAACATTGGTAAAAAACtatttgtcttccaaatgcagaaCAAAACACTCATTGGTGCGGGTTGCCCAGTACACATACTGAACAATTGTGTCCATCACGGGGCAGACACACTTGATGTGGACCTtgaaaatatcatttttaaaata from Neoarius graeffei isolate fNeoGra1 chromosome 24, fNeoGra1.pri, whole genome shotgun sequence harbors:
- the slc14a2 gene encoding urea transporter 2 isoform X4, which codes for MPGTKDSEGISGNIINFCRTSITEHSKELQPLITNTVSQTAAMNNSQLQQNEQQHAQGESSNAQKIKVKLARFVSYFSGDMAPVGKWMTEQFILLQIFDWVLRGAAQVMFVNNPLSGLIIFAGLILQNRWWALNGFVGTLFATLSALILKQNRGAIAAGLYGYNGILVGLLMAVFSNAGDWYWWLLLPNIFMSMACPIVSSALASINSRWDLPVFTLPFNILVCLHMVATGHYNLHFPQVLIQPRTSFPNITWSELDYALLFRSIPVGIGQVYGCDNPWTGGIFILALFISSPITCVHAVIGSTIGMVSGLALAAPFQNIYFGLWGYNCVLACIAIGGMFYALTWIFLCLSWICNWQRDGYFRASSMHLALLPVCPHFPLDHYRDKDNLQTATC
- the slc14a2 gene encoding urea transporter 2 isoform X3, with the protein product MPGTKDSEGISGNIINFCRTSITEHSKELQPLITNTVSQTAAMNNSQLQQNEQQHAQGESSNAQKIKVKLARFVSYFSGDMAPVGKWMTEQFILLQIFDWVLRGAAQVMFVNNPLSGLIIFAGLILQNRWWALNGFVGTLFATLSALILKQNRGAIAAGLYGYNGILVGLLMAVFSNAATGHYNLHFPQVLIQPRTSFPNITWSELDYALLFRSIPVGIGQVYGCDNPWTGGIFILALFISSPITCVHAVIGSTIGMVSGLALAAPFQNIYFGLWGYNCVLACIAIGGMFYALTWQVHLLSIACGFFCAYLGSAIGNVMATFGLPACTWPFCLSALTFLLITTETKTIYKLPLAKVNYPEKNLMIYMKMKKEEKAEKVKTVKEEVIVINDLQISNDVEVQTTVESQDMELQEV
- the slc14a2 gene encoding urea transporter 2 isoform X6, with product MFVNNPLSGLIIFAGLILQNRWWALNGFVGTLFATLSALILKQNRGAIAAGLYGYNGILVGLLMAVFSNAGDWYWWLLLPNIFMSMACPIVSSALASINSRWDLPVFTLPFNILVCLHMVATGHYNLHFPQVLIQPRTSFPNITWSELDYALLFRSIPVGIGQVYGCDNPWTGGIFILALFISSPITCVHAVIGSTIGMVSGLALAAPFQNIYFGLWGYNCVLACIAIGGMFYALTWQVHLLSIACGFFCAYLGSAIGNVMATFGLPACTWPFCLSALTFLLITTETKTIYKLPLAKVNYPEKNLMIYMKMKKEEKAEKVKTVKEEVIVINDLQISNDVEVQTTVESQDMELQEV
- the slc14a2 gene encoding urea transporter 2 isoform X1, whose translation is MPGTKDSEGISGNIINFCRTSITEHSKELQPLITNTVSQTAAMNNSQLQQNEQQHAQGESSNAQKIKVKLARFVSYFSGDMAPVGKWMTEQFILLQIFDWVLRGAAQVMFVNNPLSGLIIFAGLILQNRWWALNGFVGTLFATLSALILKQNRGAIAAGLYGYNGILVGLLMAVFSNAGDWYWWLLLPNIFMSMACPIVSSALASINSRWDLPVFTLPFNILVCLHMVATGHYNLHFPQVLIQPRTSFPNITWSELDYALLFRSIPVGIGQVYGCDNPWTGGIFILALFISSPITCVHAVIGSTIGMVSGLALAAPFQNIYFGLWGYNCVLACIAIGGMFYALTWQVHLLSIACGFFCAYLGSAIGNVMATFGLPACTWPFCLSALTFLLITTETKTIYKLPLAKVNYPEKNLMIYMKMKKEEKAEKVKTVKEEVIVINDLQISNDVEVQTTVESQDMELQEV
- the slc14a2 gene encoding urea transporter 2 isoform X2, whose amino-acid sequence is MPGTKDSEGISGNIINFCRTSITEHSKTAAMNNSQLQQNEQQHAQGESSNAQKIKVKLARFVSYFSGDMAPVGKWMTEQFILLQIFDWVLRGAAQVMFVNNPLSGLIIFAGLILQNRWWALNGFVGTLFATLSALILKQNRGAIAAGLYGYNGILVGLLMAVFSNAGDWYWWLLLPNIFMSMACPIVSSALASINSRWDLPVFTLPFNILVCLHMVATGHYNLHFPQVLIQPRTSFPNITWSELDYALLFRSIPVGIGQVYGCDNPWTGGIFILALFISSPITCVHAVIGSTIGMVSGLALAAPFQNIYFGLWGYNCVLACIAIGGMFYALTWQVHLLSIACGFFCAYLGSAIGNVMATFGLPACTWPFCLSALTFLLITTETKTIYKLPLAKVNYPEKNLMIYMKMKKEEKAEKVKTVKEEVIVINDLQISNDVEVQTTVESQDMELQEV
- the slc14a2 gene encoding urea transporter 2 isoform X5; translation: MTEQFILLQIFDWVLRGAAQVMFVNNPLSGLIIFAGLILQNRWWALNGFVGTLFATLSALILKQNRGAIAAGLYGYNGILVGLLMAVFSNAGDWYWWLLLPNIFMSMACPIVSSALASINSRWDLPVFTLPFNILVCLHMVATGHYNLHFPQVLIQPRTSFPNITWSELDYALLFRSIPVGIGQVYGCDNPWTGGIFILALFISSPITCVHAVIGSTIGMVSGLALAAPFQNIYFGLWGYNCVLACIAIGGMFYALTWQVHLLSIACGFFCAYLGSAIGNVMATFGLPACTWPFCLSALTFLLITTETKTIYKLPLAKVNYPEKNLMIYMKMKKEEKAEKVKTVKEEVIVINDLQISNDVEVQTTVESQDMELQEV